In one window of Brassica rapa cultivar Chiifu-401-42 chromosome A07, CAAS_Brap_v3.01, whole genome shotgun sequence DNA:
- the LOC103830545 gene encoding transcription factor TGA7 isoform X1, whose protein sequence is MMSSTSPTQLASLRDMGIYEPFQQMVSWGNVFKSDINDHSPNTASSSVIQVDHNIIKASYPSSSHNQIEAEPSSNDHQEEDDDGRNHDKMKRRLAQNREAARKSRLRKKAYVQQLEESRLKLSQLEQELEKAKQQVSKGIYSSGSSYVGSSGSINSSIAAFELEYSHWLEEQSRRVSEIRTALQAHISDIELKMLVESCLNHYANLFRMKADAAKADVFYLISGMWRTSTERFFQWIGGFRPSGLLNVVMPYLQPLTDQQILEVRNLQQSSQQAEDALSQGIDKLQQSLADNIVIDVVMDSNDYPSHMGAAVENLQALEGFVNQADHLRQQTLQQMAKILTTRQAARGLLCLGEYLHRLRALSSLWAARPREHA, encoded by the exons ATGATGAGTTCTACTTCTCCAACACAACTTGCATCTTTAAGAGACATGGGAATCTATGAACCGTTTCAACAAATGGTTTCTTGGGGGAATGTTTTCAAATCTGATATCAATGATCATAGTCCTAACactgcttcttcctctgttaTTCAAGTGGATCACAACATCATCAAG GCGAGTTACCCTTCTTCTTCTCATAACCAGATCGAAGCAGAACCTTCTAGTAATGATCATCAGGAGGAGGATGATGATGGCAGGAATCATGATAAG ATGAAACGGCGTTTAGCTCAGAACCGAGAAGCTGCTCGCAAAAGTCGCTTGAGAAAGAAG GCTTATGTTCAACAGTTAGAAGAAAGTCGGTTAAAGTTATCGCAGTTAGAGCAAGAACTCGAAAAGGCTAAGCAGCAGGTGAGCAAG ggAATTTACTCGTCAGGTTCGAGCTATGTAGGATCATCAGGGAGCATTAACTCTAGTATTGCTGCATTTGAGCTGGAATATTCACATTGGCTTGAAGAACAAAGCAGGAGGGTTAGCGAAATCCGAACTGCGCTTCAAGCTCATATAAGCGACATAGAACTCAAGATGCTTGTAGAGAGCTGCTTGAACCATTACGCAAACCTCTTCAGAATGAAAGCTGATGCAGCCAAAGCTGATGTTTTCTACTTGATATCGGGAATGTGGAGAACTTCCACAGAAAGATTCTTCCAATGGATAGGAGGTTTCCGTCCATCAGGTCTTTTAAAT GTTGTGATGCCGTATCTTCAGCCATTAACTGATCAGCAAATCTTGGAAGTGAGAAACCTCCAACAATCATCACAACAAGCAGAGGATGCTCTCTCTCAAGGGATAGATAAACTTCAGCAGAGTTTAGCTGACAACATAGTGATTGATGTGGTTATGGATTCCAATGATTACCCATCTCACATGGGTGCAGCTGTTGAGAATCTTCAAGCATTAGAAGGATTTGTGAATCAA GCGGATCATTTAAGGCAACAAACATTGCAGCAAATGGCAAAGATCTTGACGACAAGACAAGCAGCTCGCGGTTTGCTTTGTCTGGGAGAGTATCTTCATAGGCTGCGTGCTCTTAGCTCTCTATGGGCAGCTCGTCCACGAGAACACGCCTAA
- the LOC103830546 gene encoding uncharacterized protein LOC103830546, with protein sequence MSLAIADVYTVRKFHRESMKKHSKPAVVIGEGDEKMVGGELQEVMKPPVKQSGSRRFGRWFVGKSGVKKSSAKVSDPTAIE encoded by the coding sequence atgtcGCTAGCTATCGCAGATGTTTACACGGTGAGGAAGTTTCATAGAGAGAGTATGAAGAAGCATTCCAAACCTGCGGTGGTTATCGGCGAGGGAGACGAAAAGATGGTCGGAGGAGAGCTCCAGGAGGTCATGAAACCGCCGGTGAAACAGAGTGGGTCTAGAAGATTCGGAAGGTGGTTTGTTGGAAAGTCAGGAGTGAAGAAAAGCTCTGCTAAAGTTTCTGACCCCACGGCGATTGAGTGA
- the LOC103830543 gene encoding 60S ribosomal protein L30-2, with protein MVTAKKTKKSHEGINSRLALVMKSGKYTLGYKSVLKSLRGSKGKLILISSNCPPLRRSEIEYYAMLAKVGVHHYNGNNVDLGTACGKYFRVSCLSIVDPGDSDIIKSIPGDQ; from the exons ATGGTGACGGCCAAGAAAACG AAGAAGTCACACGAGGGAATCAACAGTAGGTTGGCTCTTGTGATGAAGAGTGGTAAATACACTCTTGGTTACAAGTCCGTCCTCAAGTCTCTCCGTGGCTCCAAAG GGAAGCTAATTCTAATCTCCTCGAACTGCCCACCGTTGAGGAGATCGGAGATTGAGTACTACGCTATGCTCGCTAAAGTTGGTGTTCACCACTACAATGGAA ACAACGTTGACTTGGGAACAGCTTGTGGAAAGTACTTCCGTGTTTCTTGTCTGAGCATCGTTGATCCTG GTGATTCTGACATTATCAAGAGCATTCCTGGTGACCAGTGA
- the LOC103830542 gene encoding FCS-Like Zinc finger 6 — MLLGKRQRPPINRITSLSEIKFDLNLPGESEVSSTQQSPIQNTMVEPYVSNGQLVAAAVDQRLLAMVSPRGNLRRHSGDFSDAGHFLRSCSLCERLLVPGRDIYMYRGDTAFCSLDCRQQQMAQDEWNEKGKTGKESTVATTGKGGRASTAV, encoded by the exons ATGTTGCTAGGAAAGAGACAACGACCACCGATTAACAGAATAACGAGCCTATCGGAGATAAAGTTCGATCTCAACCTTCCCGGAGAATCAGAGGTATCATCAACTCAGCAGAGTCCAATCCAAAACACCATGGTGGAACCATACGTTTCCAACGGTCAACTCGTAGCAGCAGCCGTCGATCAACGGCTCTTAGCTATGGTCTCACCGAGAGGTAACCTAAGGAGACATTCAGGAGATTTTTCAGACGCTGGACATTTCTTGAGATCTTGCTCCCTCTGCGAACGCTTACTTGTTCCTGGTCGCGACATCTATATGTATAG GGGAGATACAGCCTTTTGTAGCTTGGACTGCAGGCAACAGCAAATGGCACAAGACGAGTGGAACGAGAAAGGTAAAACGGGAAAGGAATCGACGGTGGCGACCACCGGCAAGGGAGGGAGAGCTTCAACCGCCGTGTAA
- the LOC103830544 gene encoding uncharacterized protein LOC103830544, whose translation MSNHLRAICRPHTVFASIVCCSRNQTRSLVRVSIQKFSFRTRVSNSFPFRSKDSNFWFGVSQRKTLVRAASSWSEEKSPYDTLELERDAEEEQIKVAYRRLAKYYHPDVYDGKGTLEEGETAEGRFIKIQAAYELLMDTDKRRQYDMDNRVNPMKASQAWMEWLMKKRKAFDQRGDMAVAAWAEQQQLGINLRARRLSRSKVDPEEERKLLEKEKKASRELFNSTLKRHTLVLKKRDLMRKKAEDDKKKLITQLLAAEGLELDTEEEEEGETAK comes from the exons ATGAGCAACCACCTGCGAGCTATCTGTAGACCACACACGGTGTTTGCTTCGATCGTGTGTTGTAGTAGAAACCAAACTCGATCACTCGTCAGGGTTTCGATTCAAAAGTTCAGCTTTAGAACTCGGGTCTCGAATTCGTTTCCGTTTAGGTCTAAAGATTCCAACTTTTGGTTTGGCGTGAGTCAGAGGAAGACTCTGGTCAGGGCAGCTTCGAGTTGGAGCGAAGAGAAGTCTCCTTACGATACTCTCG AGTTGGAACGAGATGCAGAGGAGGAGCAGATTAAGGTGGCGTACAGACGATTAGCCAAGTACTATCATCCTGATG tTTATGATGGGAAAGGGACGCTTGAAGAAGGAGAGACGGCAGAAGGTAGATTCATCAAGATCCAGGCTGCATACGAGCTGCTCATGGACACTGATAAGAGAAGACAGTACGATATGGATAACCGAGTGAATCCAATGAAGGCGTCACAAGCTTGGATGGAATGGCTGATGAAAAAGCGTAAAGCATTTGATCAGAGAGGCGACATGGCGGTTGCAGCTTGGGCTGAGCAACAACAGCTTGGGATTAACCTTCGTGCTCGTCGTCTTTCTCGTTCCAAG GTGGATCCGGAAGAAGAGAGGAAGTTactggagaaggagaagaaagcaTCAAGAGAGTTGTTTAACAGCACTCTAAAGCGACACACGCTGGTGCTGAAGAAAAGAGACTTGATGCGAAAGAAAGCAGAGGATGATAAGAAGAAGCTCATCACTCAGCTGTTAGCAGCAGAAGGTCTCGAGCTTGATactgaagaagaggaggaaggagAGACAGCCAAGTAA
- the LOC103830545 gene encoding transcription factor TGA7 isoform X2, whose product MMSSTSPTQLASLRDMGIYEPFQQMVSWGNVFKSDINDHSPNTASSSVIQVDHNIIKASYPSSSHNQIEAEPSSNDHQEEDDDGRNHDKMKRRLAQNREAARKSRLRKKAYVQQLEESRLKLSQLEQELEKAKQQGIYSSGSSYVGSSGSINSSIAAFELEYSHWLEEQSRRVSEIRTALQAHISDIELKMLVESCLNHYANLFRMKADAAKADVFYLISGMWRTSTERFFQWIGGFRPSGLLNVVMPYLQPLTDQQILEVRNLQQSSQQAEDALSQGIDKLQQSLADNIVIDVVMDSNDYPSHMGAAVENLQALEGFVNQADHLRQQTLQQMAKILTTRQAARGLLCLGEYLHRLRALSSLWAARPREHA is encoded by the exons ATGATGAGTTCTACTTCTCCAACACAACTTGCATCTTTAAGAGACATGGGAATCTATGAACCGTTTCAACAAATGGTTTCTTGGGGGAATGTTTTCAAATCTGATATCAATGATCATAGTCCTAACactgcttcttcctctgttaTTCAAGTGGATCACAACATCATCAAG GCGAGTTACCCTTCTTCTTCTCATAACCAGATCGAAGCAGAACCTTCTAGTAATGATCATCAGGAGGAGGATGATGATGGCAGGAATCATGATAAG ATGAAACGGCGTTTAGCTCAGAACCGAGAAGCTGCTCGCAAAAGTCGCTTGAGAAAGAAG GCTTATGTTCAACAGTTAGAAGAAAGTCGGTTAAAGTTATCGCAGTTAGAGCAAGAACTCGAAAAGGCTAAGCAGCAG ggAATTTACTCGTCAGGTTCGAGCTATGTAGGATCATCAGGGAGCATTAACTCTAGTATTGCTGCATTTGAGCTGGAATATTCACATTGGCTTGAAGAACAAAGCAGGAGGGTTAGCGAAATCCGAACTGCGCTTCAAGCTCATATAAGCGACATAGAACTCAAGATGCTTGTAGAGAGCTGCTTGAACCATTACGCAAACCTCTTCAGAATGAAAGCTGATGCAGCCAAAGCTGATGTTTTCTACTTGATATCGGGAATGTGGAGAACTTCCACAGAAAGATTCTTCCAATGGATAGGAGGTTTCCGTCCATCAGGTCTTTTAAAT GTTGTGATGCCGTATCTTCAGCCATTAACTGATCAGCAAATCTTGGAAGTGAGAAACCTCCAACAATCATCACAACAAGCAGAGGATGCTCTCTCTCAAGGGATAGATAAACTTCAGCAGAGTTTAGCTGACAACATAGTGATTGATGTGGTTATGGATTCCAATGATTACCCATCTCACATGGGTGCAGCTGTTGAGAATCTTCAAGCATTAGAAGGATTTGTGAATCAA GCGGATCATTTAAGGCAACAAACATTGCAGCAAATGGCAAAGATCTTGACGACAAGACAAGCAGCTCGCGGTTTGCTTTGTCTGGGAGAGTATCTTCATAGGCTGCGTGCTCTTAGCTCTCTATGGGCAGCTCGTCCACGAGAACACGCCTAA